In one window of Lujinxingia vulgaris DNA:
- a CDS encoding DUF507 family protein, producing the protein MRLYGGQVPVIAEEIIRTLTRAGDLEIASENLPEVELDIQSVLREYIRLDRELTERAKDIAMKYGDSSVGREKRKLAKAKGIELTDDPLGYIISQIIETFFHSNFVDEVYSTDNDLRRKINPILKRHTNVQEELDQEVRGKIKNLEEGSAAWEIEYEKVMGNLKRLKNLE; encoded by the coding sequence ATGCGCTTATATGGCGGACAGGTACCGGTCATTGCGGAAGAGATTATCCGCACGTTGACCCGCGCCGGCGATCTCGAGATCGCGTCGGAGAATCTTCCCGAAGTGGAGCTCGATATTCAGTCGGTGCTTCGCGAGTATATTCGGCTTGATCGTGAGCTCACCGAGCGGGCCAAAGACATCGCCATGAAGTATGGTGACAGCAGCGTGGGCCGCGAAAAGCGTAAGCTTGCAAAGGCGAAGGGGATTGAGCTCACCGATGATCCGCTGGGATATATCATCTCGCAGATCATCGAGACGTTCTTTCACTCGAACTTCGTCGATGAGGTGTACTCGACGGATAATGATCTTCGACGCAAGATCAACCCTATCCTGAAGCGGCATACCAACGTTCAGGAAGAGCTTGATCAGGAAGTGCGCGGCAAGATCAAGAACCTGGAAGAGGGGTCGGCGGCCTGGGAGATTGAGTACGAGAAGGTGATGGGCAACCTCAAAAGGCTCAAG